In a genomic window of Wyeomyia smithii strain HCP4-BCI-WySm-NY-G18 chromosome 1, ASM2978416v1, whole genome shotgun sequence:
- the LOC129726726 gene encoding guided entry of tail-anchored proteins factor 1-like produces MYVIFVVTIICFLMAFVSTITKPIFCLFFRDAAEIRILRAEVDLLRRELTRISMRDEYIRYVKVERKLVTAEAELNESKNRDAGRRKVYELVVRYGLYAILALALVMISIAYRYKPIVVFGESFKFEPFGRVLNFPTGVPNGISTVFWIAVNNFVARTLASYVK; encoded by the exons ATGTATGTAATATTCGTAGTAACAATAATTTGTTTCTTGATGGCATTTGTGTCTACCATCACCAAACCG ATATTCTGTTTATTTTTCCGCGATGCTGCGGAAATTCGCATCCTTCGAGCGGAAGTGGATCTGCTGAGACGCGAGCTGACGAGAATCTCCATGCGGGACGAATACATACGCTACGTAAAGGTGGAGCGTAAACTGGTGACCGCGGAAGCCGAGTTAAATGAgtcgaaaaatcgtgatgccGGCCGACGGAAAGTGTACGAGCTTGTTGTGCGGTACGGTCTGTACGCGATACTGGCACTTGCACTGGTGATGATATCTATCGCCTATCGCTATAAGCCGATTGTTGTTTTCGGGGAGAGCTTCAAGTTTGAGCCGTTCGGTAGGGTACTAAATTTTCCGACCGGAGTGCCGAATGGGATTTCCACTGTTTTCTGGATtgctgttaataattttgttgcaCGAACCTTAGCATCTTATGTGAAATAA
- the LOC129726722 gene encoding glutamyl-tRNA(Gln) amidotransferase subunit A, mitochondrial: MNRRLPIKLSELSELFRTKTLDPLSVTENALALADRLRNLNAFSRICSSSALQQAKESSQRYRDGKGLGTLDGAPIAVKDNFCTENVHTTCASRMLENFVPTYDATVYARLKQCGAVLIGKTNMDQYGMGSGTVDSIFGPTKNCWSDNLDGKDFRIAGGSSGGSATAVASGVCFAALGSDTGGSTRNPASYCGVVGFKSTYGLLSRHGLIPLVNSMDVPGIITRTVEDCVAVFNAIAGPDERDSTTFKPPFKQIPIPEADQISLKGLRIGIPIEYHCPGLSNEVLETWTKVADMLEDAGAIVKSVSLPYTSASIFVYSILNQCEVSSNMARYDGIEYGYRSDENHSTERLYARSRAKGFNSVVKNRILAGNFFLLRKNYDKYFQKALKVRRLIAEDFTRAFRSVDIILSPTTLSTAPRYDEFVRSNNRDQCAVQDFCTQPANMGGVPALSLPVRLSTEDKLPISLQLTAPSFSEQNLFKVASWIENEVQFYRHYAYS, encoded by the exons ATGAATCGGCGGTTGCCGATAAAATTGAGTGAG CTTTCCGAACTATTTCGTACAAAAACATTGGATCCCCTATCGGTAACCGAAAATGCCCTCGCTCTGGCAGACCGGTTGCGGAATCTGAACGCTTTTTCTAGAATTTGTAGCTCCAGTGCACTCCAGCAAGCGAAAGAATCAAGCCAACGGTATCGCGATGGTAAAGGGCTGGGGACATTGGACGGTGCTCCAATCGCCGTGAAGGACAATTTTTGCACTGAAAATGTACACACAACCTGTGCCTCTCGGATGTTGGAAAATTTTGTACCCACCTATGATGCGACGGTTTATGCGAGATTAAAACAATGCGGTGCGGTGCTCATTGGCAAGACAAACATGGATCAGTATGGGATGGGTTCGGGAACAGTGGATTCAATTTTTGGACCTACCAAAAATTGCTGGAGTGATAACCTTGATGGCAAAGATTTCAGAATCGCTGGCGGTAGTTCGGGTGGATCAGCAACTGCAGTTGCGTCCGGAGTTTGCTTTGC GGCACTCGGTTCCGATACAGGAGGTTCAACACGGAATCCTGCTTCCTACTGTGGAGTGGTGGGCTTCAAATCAACCTATGGGCTGCTCTCCCGACACGGTTTAATTCCGTTGGTCAACTCAATGGATGTCCCAGGTATTATTACCAGAACTGTGGAAGATTGTGTCGCCGTTTTCAATGCTATTGCTGGACCAGACGAACGAGACTCGACAACGTTCAAGCCCCCTTTCAAACAAATTCCTATTCCAGAAGCAGATCAAATTTCTTTGAAAGGACTCAGAATAGGAATTCCTATTGAGTACCACTGCCCAGGTTTGTCCAATGAAGTTTTAGAAACGTGGACTAAAGTGGCCGATATGTTGGAAGATGCAGGAGCAATAGTTAAATCAGTTTCTCTACCGTATACTTCTGCTTCTATTTTCGTATATTCGATTCTTAATCAATGTGAAGTTAGCAGTAACATGGCTCGTTATGACGGTATAGAGTATGGCTATCGATCAGATGAGAATCACAGCACAGAACGGCTTTATGCTCGGTCACGAGCAAAAGGTTTTAATAGCGTCGTTAAAAATCGAATTCTCGCCGGTAACTTTTTCCTTCTGCGAAAAAACTAcgacaaatattttcaaaaagcactCAAAGTTAGACGACTAATAGCAGAGGACTTCACACGCGCCTTCCGTTCGGTGGATATCATCCTCAGCCCAACCACGCTCAGTACAGCGCCACGATACGACGAATTCGTCCGCAGTAATAACAGAGACCAGTGTGCCGTACAGGACTTCTGTACGCAGCCTGCCAACATGGGTGGAGTTCCTGCTCTCTCCTTACCAGTACGGTTATCTACTGAAGACAAATTACCGATCAGTTTGCAGTTGACTGCACCAAGCTTCTCCGAgcaaaatttgttcaaagtcGCCAGTTGGATAGAGAATGAGGTTCAATTCTATCGCCACTATGCTTATAGttaa
- the LOC129726655 gene encoding dipeptidase 3 gives MNTMANHADFMELGTIHQHQSTCKQHCFVFTEIGDIDLPPEITKYPEKIKNGSIHSYKKEASMSPPPPKVPTGKKRSRKIIAMITALVVCVALAAGIPLGLQLRSSSLLEARLAFIRRLLTESPLVEGYWAPQLGSNFSKSYAEVKNSMVGALLWPISVPCAAQYLDAVQLTLEGIDDARRMVKKNPEMVIVESADGMEVAHNDGKLAILFGLEGGHTLGSSLAVLRSMYSLGARFVSLTGLGCTTPWASASIRTDYFDENLPSTLTNFGEVMIQEMNRLGMLVEISRLSEPAMMVALNVAKAPLLLSNALPSSMACNGSTAAVPDHILSALSQNGGVLMLNVERCGEKPMSLKDAIIAINYIRAIAGVDHVGLSGSPKNYPLLLAELARDRLWGSAAIKKLVGGNIVRVLREVEVSKNRLPLSEDWIPVEAIEGNAYCRYPET, from the exons atGAATACCATGGCAAATCACGCAGATTTTATGGAGCTGGGGACAATCCATCAGCATCAATCGACTTGCAAGCAGCACTGTTTCGTGTTTACCGAGATTGGTGACATCGATTTGCCACCGGAGATTACTAAGTACCCTGAGAAGATCAAGAATGGGAGCATCCATTCGTACAAAAAGGAGGCCAGTATGTCACCGCCACCGCCGAAAGTACCCACGGGTAAGAAGCGGTCGCGAAAAATAATTGCCATGATTACTGCACTTGTGGTGTGCGTTGCGTTAGCAGCGGGAATACCTCTAGGGCTACAGCTGAGATCTTCGTCGCTCCTAGAAGCTCGACTAGCGTTTATTCGACGTCTTCTAACCGAATCACCATTAGTTGAAGGATATTGGGCTCCTCAGCTAGGGTCTAATTTTAGCAAGAGTTATGCCGAAGTTAAAAATAGCATGGTGGGAGCACTGTTGTGGCCGATATCAGTTCCCTGTGCAGCACAGTACTTGGATGCCGTGCAGTTAACACTGGAAGGCATAGACGATGCGCGCCGGATGGtaaagaaaaatcctgaaatgGTGATCGTAGAAAGTGCCGATGGGATGGAAGTGGCACACAACGACGGAAAGTTAGCTATTTTATTCGGACTGGAAGGTGGTCACACTCTGGGCTCAAGTTTGGCGGTTCTTCGCTCGATGTATTCTCTTGGAGCCCGATTTGTTTCGTTAACTGGGTTGGGCTGTACGACTCCGTGGGCCAGTGCATCCATTCGGACGGATTATTTCGACGAAAATCTTCCTTCGACTTTGACGAACTTTGGAGAG GTTATGATCCAAGAAATGAATCGTCTGGGAATGTTAGTGGAAATTTCACGCCTCTCCGAGCCGGCCATGATGGTTGCACTGAACGTCGCCAAAGCTCCCCTGCTGTTGTCCAACGCTCTTCCTTCGTCGATGGCTTGCAACGGCTCTACGGCGGCCGTTCCCGATCATATTCTAAG CGCTCTTTCTCAAAATGGTGGTGTTCTGATGTTGAACGTTGAACGATGCGGCGAGAAGCCGATGTCCCTGAAGGATGCGATAATCGCCATTAACTACATACGGGCCATAGCCGGAGTGGATCATGTAGGTTTGAGTGGATCGCCTAAAAATTATCCGCTGCTTCTTGCTGAATTAGCCAGGGATCGGCTCTGGGGGTCTGCAGCGATTAAGAAACTGGTTGGTGGTAATATAGTTCGAGTTTTGAGAGAG GTTGAGGTTAGTAAAAATCGACTGCCCCTGTCTGAGGATTGGATTCCCGTGGAAGCCATAGAAGGTAATGCGTACTGCCGCTATCCAGAAACATAA
- the LOC129723952 gene encoding THO complex subunit 1 yields MASSNFLVLLKTFTDTVNRSFKSGNIDQLKAEYDAQAGASDNDRKAALHQAFRDLLLQKTGDIPAIEGFINFAVAACRQEMTSPTIPVVLLGDIFDAVTLDKCEQIFTYVENNVAIWKEDFFFTACKHNLLRMCNDLLRRLSRSQNTVFCGRILLFLAKFFPFSERSGLNIISEFNLENITEYGVEGSEMGDQLGNSEENGTGSQLKIDYNLYCKFWALQDFFRNPNQCYNKVQWKMFAAHAGSVMSAFSSFKLEEPRASSSSNTSKSTPTPMSIPLEEQVRESGHFFAKFLTNPKLLSLQLSDSNFRRSVLVQLLILFQYLNSTVKFKADSHCLTQSQVDWLKETEVKVYKLIEESPPNGRKFADSVRHMLSREELWNSWKNEGCKEFKRPEAAGGSGAASTAGGASNASTGEEAPPPIRLPMKRPRRALGDLIRDSTKQGKFFMGNPELTRLWNTCPDNLQACKGEDRNFLPSLEAYLDGSKDKQDPSFEWRALRLLARQSPHFFTLFNSPSYKVADYLESVRKKIQKDKVDIKQEVVQEDTPLQSEQGENEGEGFGAEEETDQMDSELLKTEQLTPEDKNTHKTITVSRQQMAELAPSIGKDWKRLATKLGYGTDEIQYFESENVTVGDQCRHLLQVWFEDDMDASLDQLAYILEGLDMLTAADAVKQMLVALSDDKVEEVSD; encoded by the exons ATGGCTTCCTCTAACTTTTTGGTGTTGTTGAAAACTTTTACG GACACCGTAAATCGATCGTTTAAAAGCGGCAACATTGACCAGCTGAAGGCCGAGTACGATGCGCAGGCCGGTGCGAGTGATAACGACCGGAAGGCGGCGTTGCATCAGGCATTCCGTGATTTGTTGCTGCAGAAAACCGGTGACATTCCGGCGATTGAAGGTTTCATTAATTTTGCCGTCGCGGCCTGCCGGCAGGAGATGACTTCGCCCACCATACCGGTCGTCCTGCTGGGGGATATCTTCGATGCCGTCACGCTGGACAAATGCGAGCAGATTTTCACGTACGTCGAGAATAATGTGGCCATCTGGAAAGAGGATTTTTTCTTTACAGCTTGCAAGCATAATCTGCTGCGGATGTGTAACGATTTGCTGCGACGACTGTCGCGATCGCAGAACACGGTTTTCTGCGGtagaattttgctgtttttggcaaagtttttcCCTTTTAGCGAGCGGTCCGGTTTGAATATTATTTCCGAGTTCAATCTGGAAAACATTACCGAGTACGGCGTGGAGGGCAGCGAAATGGGTGATCAGTTGGGAAACTCGGAGGAGAACGGAACCGGCAGTCAGCTTAAAATCGACTATAATTTGTACTGCAAATTTTGGGCGTTGCAGGATTTCTTCCGCAACCCGAACCAGTGCTACAACAAGGTGCAATGGAAGATGTTTGCTGCT CATGCTGGAAGTGTTATGTCTGCCTTCAGCAGTTTCAAGCTGGAGGAGCCTCGCGCTTCGTCCTCTAGCAACACTAGTAAGTCGACTCCAACACCGATGAGCATTCCGCTGGAGGAACAAGTTCGCGAGTCCGGTCATTTCTTCGCAAAATTTCTCACCAATCCCAAGCTGCTTTCGTTGCAACTCTCCGATTCCAACTTCCGCCGTTCAGTACTGGTTCAACTGTTGATTCTCTTCCAGTACCTAAATTCGACGGTGAAATTCAAAGCGGACAGCCACTGCCTGACGCAATCTCAAGTCGATTGGTTGAAGGAAACAGAAGTAAAGGTGTACAAACTTATTGAGGAATCACCTCCGAATGGTCGTAAGTTTGCTGACTCGGTTCGGCACATGCTCAGCCGGGAGGAGCTGTGGAACAGTTGGAAGAATGAGGGTTGCAAAGAGTTTAAACGACCGGAAGCAGCTGGAGGTTCGGGGGCTGCAAGCACCGCTGGTGGGGCATCTAATGCATCTACTGGGGAAGAAGCTCCCCCACCGATCCGGTTGCCAATGAAGCGCCCCCGCCGGGCGCTCGGTGATCTTATAAGGGATTCCACCAAGCAGGGGAAATTTTTCATGGGAAATCCAGAACTGACTCGGCTATGGAATACATGTCCGGATAATTTGCAAGCTTGTAAAGGTGAGGACCGAAACTTTTTACCATCCCTAGAAGCGTATCTGGATGGGTCGAAGGACAAGCAAGATCCGTCGTTTGAGTGGAGAGCACTGCGTTTGTTGGCTCGACAATCGCCGCATTTCTTTACTCTCTTCAACAGTCCTTCGTACAAAGTGGCAGACTATCTCGAAAGCGTTCGGAAGAAGATTCAGAAAGACAAGGTGGATATCAAACAGGAAGTAGTGCAGGAAGACACACCGCTGCAGAGCGAGCAGGGTGAAAATGAAGGGGAAGGTTTTGGTGCCGAGGAGGAAACTGATCAG ATGGACTCCGAATTGTTGAAAACGGAGCAGCTCACGCCGGAGGATAAAAACACCCACAAAACGATCACCGTCAGTCGGCAGCAGATGGCTGAACTGGCTCCTAGCATCGGTAAAGACTGGAAACGGCTCGCCACCAAATTGGGCTACGGTACGGATGAAATCCAATACTTTGAGTCGGAGAACGTAACGGTCGGGGATCAGTGCCGGCACCTGCTGCAGGTCTGGTTCGAGGACGACATGGACGCCAGCTTGGATCAGCTGGCCTATATCTTGGAAGGGCTAGACATGCTGACGGCAGCCGATGCTGTGAAGCAGATGTTAGTCGCGCTGAGTGACGATAAGGTGGAAGAAGTGTCGGACTAA